One Streptomyces sp. L2 genomic window carries:
- a CDS encoding PP2C family protein-serine/threonine phosphatase produces MPRKRSTDEGDELLARLGSLTAQARERAELQRSQVELAIALQRGMLPRDLPEVPGLHLAVRYAPACFGLNVGGDWYDAFTLPDGRIGLSIGDVQGHNIEAAAFMGQVRAGLRALATVTSEPGELLGRTNELLLTLGSELFATCTFMRLDPATGVLESARAGHIPYVWATADGKSGVAEDEGGPPLGILEKVDYAVTRHRLSTGGVYVLLTDGVVEGPSLSIEDGLDQVVRLAGVAAVAGLEAHALAAAVIKGAESVGHEDDAAVLVVGLDGPCVPGLDGAGVQP; encoded by the coding sequence ATGCCCCGCAAGCGCTCCACGGACGAAGGCGACGAGCTGCTCGCCAGACTCGGGTCGCTCACCGCCCAGGCACGCGAGCGCGCGGAGCTGCAGCGCAGCCAGGTCGAACTGGCCATCGCCCTGCAGCGCGGCATGCTGCCCCGGGACCTGCCCGAGGTCCCCGGCCTGCACCTGGCCGTCCGGTACGCGCCGGCCTGCTTCGGCCTGAACGTGGGCGGCGACTGGTACGACGCCTTCACCCTGCCCGACGGCCGGATCGGGCTCTCCATCGGCGACGTCCAGGGCCACAACATCGAGGCCGCCGCCTTCATGGGTCAGGTCCGGGCCGGCCTGCGCGCCCTCGCCACCGTCACCAGCGAGCCCGGCGAACTCCTCGGCCGGACCAACGAACTCCTCCTCACCCTCGGCAGCGAACTCTTCGCCACCTGCACCTTCATGCGCCTCGACCCCGCCACCGGAGTCCTGGAGAGCGCACGGGCCGGACACATCCCCTACGTCTGGGCGACCGCCGACGGCAAGTCCGGCGTCGCCGAAGACGAGGGCGGGCCACCGCTGGGCATCTTGGAGAAGGTCGACTACGCGGTCACCCGGCACCGGCTCAGCACCGGCGGGGTGTATGTCCTGCTCACCGACGGGGTCGTCGAGGGGCCGTCCCTGAGCATCGAGGACGGCCTCGACCAGGTGGTGCGCCTCGCGGGCGTCGCCGCCGTCGCCGGCCTGGAGGCCCACGCCCTGGCCGCCGCCGTGATCAAGGGCGCCGAGAGCGTCGGCCACGAGGACGACGCCGCCGTCCTCGTTGTCGGCCTCGACGGGCCCTGCGTCCCCGGCCTCGACGGTGCCGGCGTTCAGCCATAG
- a CDS encoding glyceraldehyde-3-phosphate dehydrogenase gives MTVNDDSFTNWKNREEIAESMIPIIGKLHRERDVTVLLHSRSLVNKSVVSILKTHRFARQIAGEELSVTETMPFLQALTALDLGPSQIDLGMLAATYKADDRGLGVAEFTAEAVAGATGANKIERREPRDVVLYGFGRIGRLVARLLIEKSGSGNGLRLRAIVVRGGGAQDIVKRASLLRRDSIHGQFQGTITVDEENSTILANGNEIKVIYADDPSAVDYTEYGIRDAILIDNTGKWRDREGLSKHLRPGIEKVVLTAPGKGDVPNIVHGVNHDTIKPDEQILSCASCTTNAIVPPLKAMDDEYGVLRGHVETVHSFTNDQNLLDNYHKSDRRGRSAPLNMVITETGAASAVAKALPDLKAPITGSSIRVPVPDVSIAILNLQLARETTRDDVHDYLRDVSLTSPLKRQIDFTTAPDAVSSDFIGSRHSSIVDAGALKVEGDNAILYLWYDNEFGYSCQVVRVVQHVSGVEYPTYPATAV, from the coding sequence GTGACTGTCAACGACGACTCGTTCACCAACTGGAAGAACCGCGAGGAGATCGCGGAGTCGATGATCCCGATCATCGGGAAGCTGCACCGTGAGCGGGACGTCACCGTCCTGCTGCACAGCCGCTCCTTGGTGAACAAGTCGGTGGTCAGCATCCTCAAGACGCACCGCTTCGCCCGGCAGATCGCCGGCGAGGAGCTGTCCGTCACCGAGACGATGCCGTTCCTCCAGGCCCTGACCGCCCTCGACCTGGGGCCCTCCCAGATCGACCTCGGCATGCTCGCCGCCACCTACAAGGCCGACGACCGCGGCCTGGGCGTGGCCGAGTTCACCGCTGAGGCCGTCGCCGGCGCCACCGGCGCCAACAAGATCGAGCGCCGCGAGCCCCGCGACGTCGTCCTCTACGGCTTCGGCCGCATCGGCCGCCTCGTCGCCCGGCTGCTGATCGAGAAGTCCGGCTCCGGCAACGGCCTGCGGCTGCGCGCCATCGTGGTGCGCGGCGGCGGGGCTCAGGACATCGTGAAGCGGGCCTCGCTGCTGCGCCGCGACTCCATCCACGGCCAGTTCCAGGGCACCATCACCGTGGACGAGGAGAACAGCACGATCCTCGCCAACGGCAACGAGATCAAGGTGATCTACGCCGACGACCCGTCGGCCGTGGACTACACCGAGTACGGCATCCGCGACGCCATCCTCATCGACAACACCGGCAAGTGGCGGGACCGCGAGGGCCTCTCCAAGCACCTGCGCCCCGGCATCGAGAAGGTCGTGCTGACCGCTCCGGGCAAGGGCGACGTCCCCAACATCGTGCACGGCGTCAACCACGACACCATCAAGCCGGACGAGCAGATCCTGTCCTGCGCCTCCTGCACCACCAACGCCATCGTCCCGCCGCTGAAGGCGATGGACGACGAGTACGGCGTGCTGCGCGGGCACGTGGAGACCGTCCACTCGTTCACCAACGACCAGAACCTGCTGGACAACTACCACAAGTCGGACCGCCGGGGCCGTTCCGCGCCGCTCAACATGGTGATCACCGAGACCGGTGCCGCCTCCGCCGTGGCGAAGGCGCTGCCCGACCTGAAGGCGCCGATCACCGGCAGCTCGATCCGGGTGCCGGTGCCGGACGTGTCGATCGCGATCCTCAACCTGCAGCTGGCCCGCGAGACCACCCGCGACGACGTCCACGACTACCTGCGGGACGTGTCGCTGACCTCGCCGCTCAAGCGCCAGATCGACTTCACCACGGCGCCCGACGCGGTCTCCAGCGACTTCATCGGCTCGCGCCACTCCTCGATCGTCGACGCCGGCGCGCTGA
- a CDS encoding MASE1 domain-containing protein: MAGVVTVQDLRRSAGYALRALAVTACYYGAARLGLLRQLSVGGAVVTPIYPPTGVAVAALLLLGLRYWPAVAIGSLLVVSSLTTPQPDVLVVMFGSTAAPVCSALLLRRARFHTDLGRLRDGLALVFLGALTAMLISATVGAGQLLLTHKLDAGSFWPVWLAWWVGDAMGVLIVTPFLLMPSGPRRRPSLRRWKEATALTVVACCLVPLATYSPVSLLFLVYPLIIWAALRFQLVGSMLCALVTSVLATVAATDGVGAFTGLSRVEVMMKLQAFNGAMALTALLLSALITEQRNTRSSVEQACQELVEVLEHLTAGDPPQPRPPNDVAERQRER; encoded by the coding sequence ATGGCAGGTGTGGTGACTGTCCAGGACCTGCGCCGGTCGGCCGGCTACGCCCTGCGGGCGCTGGCCGTCACCGCGTGCTACTACGGGGCCGCCCGGCTCGGGCTCCTGCGGCAGCTCTCCGTCGGAGGCGCCGTCGTCACCCCGATCTACCCGCCGACCGGCGTGGCCGTCGCCGCCCTGCTCCTGCTCGGGCTGCGGTACTGGCCCGCCGTCGCGATCGGTTCCCTCCTCGTCGTCTCCTCCCTCACCACACCCCAGCCCGACGTGCTCGTCGTCATGTTCGGCAGCACCGCCGCCCCCGTGTGCTCGGCCCTGCTGCTGCGAAGGGCCCGCTTCCACACCGACCTGGGCCGGTTGCGCGACGGCCTCGCCCTGGTCTTCCTGGGCGCCCTGACCGCCATGCTGATCAGCGCGACCGTCGGCGCCGGCCAGCTCCTGCTCACGCACAAACTCGACGCCGGCAGCTTCTGGCCCGTGTGGCTCGCCTGGTGGGTCGGCGACGCCATGGGCGTCCTCATCGTCACCCCGTTCCTGCTGATGCCGAGCGGACCACGCCGAAGACCGTCGCTGCGGCGCTGGAAGGAGGCGACCGCGCTCACCGTCGTCGCCTGCTGCCTGGTACCGCTGGCCACCTACAGCCCAGTCAGCCTGCTCTTCCTCGTCTACCCGCTGATCATCTGGGCCGCCCTGCGCTTCCAGCTGGTCGGCAGCATGCTCTGCGCCCTGGTGACCTCGGTGCTCGCCACGGTCGCGGCGACGGACGGCGTGGGGGCGTTCACCGGGCTCAGCCGCGTCGAGGTCATGATGAAGCTCCAGGCCTTCAACGGCGCCATGGCCCTGACCGCCCTCCTGCTGTCCGCGCTGATCACGGAGCAGCGCAACACCCGCAGCTCCGTGGAACAGGCCTGCCAGGAACTGGTCGAGGTGCTGGAACACCTCACCGCCGGCGACCCGCCACAGCCCCGGCCGCCCAACGACGTCGCCGAGCGGCAGCGGGAGCGATGA